A part of Lutra lutra chromosome 2, mLutLut1.2, whole genome shotgun sequence genomic DNA contains:
- the SLC18A1 gene encoding chromaffin granule amine transporter, producing MPRVFLDTSQQLLKEGRESQKLVLVVVFVALLLDNMLLTVVVPIIPNFLYATEFKEINAPLYLGSTTISQHVLTSPTFSTIFSFFDNNTVAIEESAPNGTAWTDDNTGTIPPPVTGAILAQQNNCLQGTEFLEEENIRVGVLFASKALMQLLVNPFVGPLTNRIGYHIPMFAGFVILFLSTVMFAFSGTYTLLFVARTLQGIGSSFSSVAGLGMLASVYTDDYERGRAMGIALGGLALGVLVGAPFGSVMYSFVGQSSPFLILAFLALLDGALQLCILQPSKFSPESARGTPLLTLLKDPYILVAAGSLCFANMGVAMLEPTLPIWMMQTMCSPEWQLGLAFLPASVSYLIGTNLFGVLANKMGRWLCSLIGMIVVGTSLLCVPLAHNIFGLIGPNAGLGFSIGMVDSSMMPIMGHLVDLRHTSVYGSVYAIADVAFCMGFAIGPSTGGAIVHAIGFPWLMVIIGVINIIYAPLCYYLRSPPAKEENLAILSQDCAMETWICATQKPTREFPLGEDSDEEAGSEEW from the exons ATGCCCAGGGTGTTTTTGGACACTTCTCAGCAGTTGCTaaaggaggggagagagtcaCAGAAGCTGGTACTCGTGGTGGTATTTGTTGCTCTGCTTCTGGACAACATGCTGCTTACTGTAGTGG TGCCCATTATACCCAACTTCCTGTATGCCACAGAATTCAAAGAAATCAACGCTCCTCTCTACCTTGGTTCCACCACAATTTCTCAACATGTCCTTACTTCTCCTAccttctccaccatcttctccTTCTTTGATAACAACACCGTGGCTATCGAAGAAAGTGCACCCAATGGCACAGCATGGACAGATGACAATACTGGCACCATCCCTCCTCCAGTCACTGGAGCCATCCTAGCACAACAAAACAACTGCTTGCAAGGCACAGAGTTTCTGGAGGAAGAGAACATACGGGTTGGGGTTCTGTTTGCTTCAAAGGCTCTGATGCAACTTCTGGTCAACCCATTTGTGGGACCTCTCACCAACAG GATTGGATATCACATCCCCATGTTTGCTGGCTTTGTTATCCTGTTTCTCTCCACAGTTA TGTTTGCTTTTTCTGGTACCTACACCCTACTGTTTGTGGCCCGAACCCTTCAAGGCATTGGatcttcattttcatctgttGCAG GTCTTGGGATGCTGGCAAGTGTCTATACTGATGACTATGAGCGAGGGCGTGCCATGGGAATTGCTTTGGGGGGTCTGGCTTTGGGAGTGCTGG TGGGAGCTCCTTTTGGAAGTGTGATGTATTCGTTTGTTGGGCAGTCTTCACCTTTCCTCATATTGGCCTTCCTGGCACTACTGGATGGAG CACTCCAGCTGTGTATCCTACAGCCTTCCAAATTCTCTCCTGAG AGTGCCAGGGGGACTCCTCTCCTTACACTTCTCAAAGACCCTTATATCCTGGTGGCTGCAG GCTCCCTCTGCTTTGCTAACATGGGAGTGGCTATGCTGGAGCCCACACTGCCCATCTGGATGATGCAGACCATGTGCTCACCTGAATGGCAGTTAG GTCTTGCTTTCTTGCCTGCCAGTGTGTCCTACCTCATTGGCACCAACCTCTTTGGTGTGTTGGCCAACAAGATGGGTCG GTGGCTGTGCTCCCTGATTGGGATGATTGTAGTAGGCACCAGCTTGCTTTGT GTTCCTCTGGCTCACAATATTTTTGGTCTCATTggccccaatgcagggcttggctTTTCCATAG GCATGGTTGATTCCTCTATGATGCCCATCATGGGACACTTGGTGGACCTGCGTCACACCTCGGTGTATGGCAGTGTCTATGCCATAGCTGATGTGGCTTTCTGTATGGGCTTTGCCATAG GCCCATCCACTGGGGGTGCCATTGTGCATGCCATTGGCTTCCCCTGGCTTATGGTCATTATTGGGGTCATCAACATCATCTATGCTCCTCTCTGCTACTACCTGAGAAGCCCCCCAGCCAAGGAGGAAAATCTT GCAATTCTGAGCCAGGACTGTGCCATGGAGACTTGGATATGTGCAACTCAGAAGCCCACAAGGGAATTTCCTCTGGGGGAGGACAGCGATGAGGAGGCTGGCAGTGAAGAGTGGTAG